Within the Longimicrobium sp. genome, the region CGCGCAGGTGCGCCTCGCGGGCCTCCACCGCCTCCAGGATCTTCGGGAAGGCGAACTTCGCCAGGACCGCGAAGACGATCAGGAAGATGACGAGGGTCCAGATGCTCAGGCCCGGGTGGAGCGTGAGCAGCCCGCCCTTCCCCTCCTCCTCCTGCGCCAGGAGAGGCGAGGCGGAGGCCAGGAGCAGCGCCGCGGAGGCGTAGATCGAGCGATGCATCGGATCGAAGTCGATTTTCATGGTTTCCCCTCTGCTCGCGGCCTCCGCGGGCACCCTTGCCCGCGGAGGCCGCCCGGCCGTCAGATCTTGGTCCAGATCAGCACCGCGACCACGATGGCGAACAGCGCCACGCCTTCGACGAACGCCGCGAGGATCAGCGCGGCCGTCTGGATGTTGCCGGCCAGGTCGGGCTGGCGCGCCATCCCCTCGGTGGCGCCGCGGCCGATGAGGCCGATGCCGATGCCGGCGCCGATCACGGCCACGCCGGCGCCGATGCCGGCGCCCAGCAGCCCGTTGTTCAGCGCGGTGTTGGCGGCTTCCTGAAGCAGCATCTGTGGATCTCCTGTCTCATGTCTTCCACCGACTCGGGCACCGCTCCCGGCGGCCCAGGAGGCCGCGGACGCCAGCCGGCGCGGGGAGTCCCCCCGCCCGCGCGTCCTCCCCGGGCGCCCATCTCCCGGGTACTGTACGACGGGGTCGGAGCCGTCCCCCGCCGGCGGCGCTTTCGTGTCGGGCGCGCCGCGGATCCCGAACTTCAAGTCCTTAGTGTGTTAGTGCTTAGTCCTTAGTCCGTCCCACTAAGCCACTAAGGACTCAGGACTAAAACACTTTCGCACTTTCGCACTTTCGCACTCTCGCACTCTCGCACTTCCTCAGTGCGCATGCCTCGCCAGCCCGATGAACACGCTGGTCAGCATCGCGAAGATGTACGCCTGCAGGAAGGCCACGAAGATCTCCAGGAACGAGATCGCCACGGCCATCAGCACCGGCCCCGCCAGCACCACCCAGCTGCCGAACACGAAGATCAGGGAGATCAGCGCCAGCAGCACGATGTGGCCGGCCGTCATGTTCGCCATCAGGCGGATGCACAGCGCGAACGGGCGCGTCAGCTTGCCCACCAGCTCGATCGGCGAGAGCACCATCGCCATCAGGTGCCCCGAGACCTTCCCCATCCCCTTCGGCACCACGTAGATCGTCCCCAGGTACTGCTTCGGCCCCACGGCGATCAGCCCGCCGATCTCCGCCACCACGAAGGTGATGACGGCCAGCGCCGCCGTCACCGACACGCTCGCCGTGGCCGTGGACCCCCAGGGGATGATCCCCAGCAGGTTGCAGAAGAGGATGAAGAAGAAGAGGGTGCAGACGAAGGGCGCGTACTTCTCGCCCCCGTGCCCGATGTTGGGCACCACCACCTCGTCGCGGATGAACAGCACCATCGCCTCGATGGCGTTGTGCCGCTTCCCCGCCGTCACGCCGCGCTCGGCGCGCGACGCCAGCCGGGCGCCGCCCAGCAGGCAGAGGATGGTGAGCAGGCCGGCGATCCCCATGAACATGACGTGCTTGGTGGGCGTCATGTCGATGGGGCCCAGCATGTACGTGCCCGCCGCGGGGAAGCACACCACCTTGCCGAAGGGGAGCTCCCACTCGCGCGAGTCCTGGATGTGCTCGATGTAGTCGAGCTCCTCCTCGCCCCCGGCGGCGCCGTGCCCCGCCCCGCACCCCTCGTGCTCGGCCGCCTCGCTGCGGCCGTACCCCGTGGCCTCGACGGCGTGCTCCGACCGTGCGGTCGCGTCGTGCTGCGCCAGGACCTCCACCGGCGCCGCCTGGGCGGGGTCGGTGGAGGGCGCGGCGCCCGCCAGCGCGAGCAGGACTGCGGCTGTAGCAATCATCGATTCCTGTCGTTCCCTGCGCCGGGCATGAGCAGCACCGGCTCGATCAACGTGGTTGCGAACAGCACCGTCACCATGCTCAGAAGCGCCGGGGCGGCCGGCACCTCCAGCAGCGGCACCGCCACCAGCGCGGCCACCACCACCAGCAGGAAGCGCGAGAGCATCCCCATCCCGAAGGCGGCCAGCCGGTGGTGCGGCAGCGCCACCGCCGTCACGGCGAACACCAGCGCCTGCCAGAACGCCGCCAGGGCCACCCCCAGCATCAC harbors:
- the atpB gene encoding F0F1 ATP synthase subunit A; its protein translation is MIATAAVLLALAGAAPSTDPAQAAPVEVLAQHDATARSEHAVEATGYGRSEAAEHEGCGAGHGAAGGEEELDYIEHIQDSREWELPFGKVVCFPAAGTYMLGPIDMTPTKHVMFMGIAGLLTILCLLGGARLASRAERGVTAGKRHNAIEAMVLFIRDEVVVPNIGHGGEKYAPFVCTLFFFILFCNLLGIIPWGSTATASVSVTAALAVITFVVAEIGGLIAVGPKQYLGTIYVVPKGMGKVSGHLMAMVLSPIELVGKLTRPFALCIRLMANMTAGHIVLLALISLIFVFGSWVVLAGPVLMAVAISFLEIFVAFLQAYIFAMLTSVFIGLARHAH
- the atpE gene encoding ATP synthase F0 subunit C, which encodes MLLQEAANTALNNGLLGAGIGAGVAVIGAGIGIGLIGRGATEGMARQPDLAGNIQTAALILAAFVEGVALFAIVVAVLIWTKI